The genomic stretch GTGCTCTCCATCCTCGGCGTGGGGCTGGACGGCGTCACCTTCGATCGCGCTCGCTGCCAGGCCGCGATCGACGCGGACGCCACCCAGGCCACCGACGTGGCCGAGGCGCTGGTGAAGAAGGGCGTGGCCTTCCGCACCGCCTACGGCCTGGTGGGCACGCTCGTGCGCCGGCTGCAGGAGGCGAAGGTGCCGCTCGCCCAGGTGACGCTCGCGCAGGCGCAGGAGGTGGACCCCCGCTTCGACGCCGAGGTGCTCGAGGCGGCGCGCCCCCAGGGCTCGGTGGCGCGCAAGCAGAGCGTGGGCAGCACCGGCCCTGCCTCCGTGAAGCACCAGCTCCAGGTCTTGCAGACGCGCGCCGCGGAGATCCGCACCCAGGCCGCGGGCGTGCCGCGCATCGACCAGCTGTTCCAGTCCCTGAAGGAGGCCTCCCTGTGAAGAAGCGCGACTTTCTCCGCCTCTCGGACCTGAAGCCCTCGGAGCACCGCGCGCTGCTCGCGCGCGCCCACGAGCTCAAGAGCCTGCGCCGCCAGAAGAAGGTGCTGCGCACGCTGGAGGGACGCACGCTCGTCCTCATCTTCGAGAAGGCGAGCACCCGCACGCGCCTGTCCTTCGAGGCGGCCATGGGGCAGCTGGGCGGCCAGGCCATCACCCTGCCCTTCGACGGCAGCCAGATGGCGCGCGGCGAGCCGCTCGCGGACACCGCGCGCGTCGTCAGCGGCTACGCGGACGCCATCATGATGCGCACCTTCGCGGACTCGCGCATCCAGGAGTTCGCGAAGGCCGCCACCGTGCCCGTCATCAACGGCCTCACGGACGGCGCGCACCCGGTGCAGCTGCTCGCCGATTTGATGACCGTGGAGGAGCGGCTGGGCAGCATCGAGGGGCGCCAGGTCGCCTTCGTGGGCGACGGGGCGACCAACATGGCGCTCTCCTGGATGGAGGCCGCGCGCCTCTTCGGCTTCACGCTGCGGCTCGCGGCGCCCGAGGGCTACCGCCCGCCCGAGGCGGAGGTGCAGGCCTGCGGCTCGCACCTGCGGCTCACCGCCTCGCCCGCGGAGGCGGTGAAGGGCGCCGAGGTGGTGGTCACCGACGTGTGGACGAGCATGGGCCAGGAGGCCGAGACCCAGAAGCGCAAGGAGGCCTTCACGGGCTTCTGCGTGGACGAGCGCCTGATGGCGCACGCGCACCCGAGCGCCATCGTGCTGCACTGCCTTCCCGCCCACCGCGGCGAGGAGATCTCCGCGGGCGTGCTGGACGGCCCCCAGTCGGCCGCCTGGGACGAGGCGGAGAACCGCATGCACGCCCAGAAGGCACTGCTCGAGCTGCTGCTGCTCGGCTGACGCCGCTCGCTGCCGCCCCCGATGAGGGGGACGGCCAGCCGGACGGCTGCAGGGTGCGCTCGGCGCGAGCGCTGCACGCGGGTGCGACAGACCGCAGGCCCGGGGTACGGGATTCCCCTAGCGGCGCTAGCTTGGGGCGTGACCCCCGCTCCTCCCGACACGGACTTCGACCTCGCCGACGACGGCGCGCTGATGGGTGCGCTGGCGGCAGGGAGCGAGTCGGCGCTCGGAGCGCCGTACGCGCGCCACGTGCGCGGCGTCTACGCCCAGGCGCTGGCGGTGCTCGGCGATCCGCAGGAGGCGCAGGAGGCGCTGCAGGAGACCTTCCTGCGCGCCTGGCAGCGCGCGGGCGAGTACTCGGCGCCGCGCGGCTCCGTGCAGGCGTGGCTGCTCACGCTCGGGCGCACGTGCGCCCTGGACCGGCGACGGCGGCGCATGGCGCGCGAGCACTCGGAACAGCAGCTGGGAGAGGCGCAGGGCGGGTCCGGGGCGCACGCGGACAGCCCCGAGTCGGATGCCATCGTGGCCGAGCAGAGCGAGCGCATCCTCGCGGCGCTGGGCCGGCTCTCGCAGGCCGAGCAGCGGGCGCTCGCCCTCCACTACTTCGGCGGGATGTCCCAGCTGCAGGTGGCGGCCGCCACCGGCTGGCCGCTGGGAA from Aggregicoccus sp. 17bor-14 encodes the following:
- a CDS encoding sigma-70 family RNA polymerase sigma factor; translation: MTPAPPDTDFDLADDGALMGALAAGSESALGAPYARHVRGVYAQALAVLGDPQEAQEALQETFLRAWQRAGEYSAPRGSVQAWLLTLGRTCALDRRRRRMAREHSEQQLGEAQGGSGAHADSPESDAIVAEQSERILAALGRLSQAEQRALALHYFGGMSQLQVAAATGWPLGSVKSQLRRALLKLGIALRDEEERAERGSGAEGSPPPR
- the argF gene encoding ornithine carbamoyltransferase; this translates as MKKRDFLRLSDLKPSEHRALLARAHELKSLRRQKKVLRTLEGRTLVLIFEKASTRTRLSFEAAMGQLGGQAITLPFDGSQMARGEPLADTARVVSGYADAIMMRTFADSRIQEFAKAATVPVINGLTDGAHPVQLLADLMTVEERLGSIEGRQVAFVGDGATNMALSWMEAARLFGFTLRLAAPEGYRPPEAEVQACGSHLRLTASPAEAVKGAEVVVTDVWTSMGQEAETQKRKEAFTGFCVDERLMAHAHPSAIVLHCLPAHRGEEISAGVLDGPQSAAWDEAENRMHAQKALLELLLLG